The genomic region TAATATAGTCAGCATCAAATACTCAGATTTGTTGAGACAGGTTGTTAAATGGTTGGTATAATTTTCAGGTAACATTTTTATATTTGAAGGCGCTCCGAAGGATCTCGCTACGCGAGCACGCTCTGATAGACTACTTTTCTTTCTATCACACTTGCCTCCATTCGTCACCCCATAAGGCTTTCAGCCTTACTCGTCCCCCCTTCAGGTCTAAATTAACTTCTGATTCATCCACATAAACTAAGGAACAAAGATTTCGACCCACATTATTTAAGAATAAGCTGAAGCTTTTGATGGGATCTCAAGAAGTTGATAACCAAGTTAAGTAAGCCGGAAATCCATTGTGTGACTGAGTTATCAGCGGTTAGCTTCTGGTGAGAGCTTCCGTGCGCTTTACGCCAATCAATGGGATTATGACTTAGATTGGCTTACGAGGCAACCTTCTACATTACTATCCCCCTGGTTCGGGTATCAGTACTTATTACTTATGTCAAGCTATTGCAATAAAATTTTACAGTTTGTTATGATTATTAAAGTAAAGTTAATTCAAAAAAACAAACTTATGACTTCACTTCCCGTTATTTTCCGGTCAGAGTTCAATAATTTTCAGTCACTTAATGCTAATCAAGCTTGGTCATTGTTTTTCACAGCAGGTAATGAAGATAAAAATTTAGGATTTAATCCTAAAACAGGGAGAATTTTTACCTATCTTTTAATTGCCATTGTGGTAGTAGGAAGTTTTGGGAAAATTATTTTTACTCAATTGAACTAAAGGTAGTGTAGAAAAGATAAATAAGACTGAAAGTTTAAGTTTAGTTTTAAATCTAACTTGATTTTTAGTAGGTTAATTTTGACGAGAATTTACAGAAAAATAAACGAATCTTAACGAGGGTTAGAAACATGGAAAATCAAGAAGCAAAAGTTGGATTTACTCAATTCGCCGAAACTTGGAATGGGCGGCTAGCTATGCTAGGTTTCGTTATTGGAATTGCTACTGAACTTTTAACAGGTCAAGGAATCTTATCTCAAATAGGTTTAATGTAGTTATACCTATGGCAACGTAGTCATTTCCTTAAGGATAATTACGTTGTTTTCTACAAATCTAGTCCGAATTATTACAATCTTGGTATTGCTTGTTCGCTCTAGGGACAGCCCAAGGATTCGCGTGTTTTTACCCCGGTTTTACTGTTGACACCGTCGGCGTAACTACAGAGTTTATCTAATTGATCTTGATCTAAAACAGCGGAGCTAAAATCGGCTCCAGAAATTTTAGTATCTTTAAAAGTAGAACGTAATAATAAGGCTTCCACCAGAAGAGCATCCCTTAAATCGACGCCATCAAAGCTAGTTAAATAAGCGATTCCTTGACTAAAATCAACGCCTTGGAGATTGGCTTGATCTAGAGCGGTGCTGTTAAAAACTACTCCGATTAAGTCAGCGTTAGCGAAATTAACGCCTTGTAGTTTAACTTTGGTGAATTCGACGGTTTGTAGATTTTGGTTGGCAAAACTTTCGCCGCGTAGATCCCTATTGTCAAATCTTAAGCTGTTGGGCAGTTTATCTAAACTCCAAACCGGATTGGCGATCGCTAATATTAAAAGTGTGAGTATCAGTAATCTGGATAATTTGTTTAACATCTGTTTATTCTCTTTAAAAAGTAACCTTAGATTCTAGCCAATCAGCGATTAATTGGGGACAATTGCCTTTAAACCAACGAAAACCCCAAAGACGAAAAGCCGGTTTAGACATAGACGCGATCGCCTTAACGAAGCGATTGAGAGGACGAAAACGTACTTTCTTATTAATGAGATTAGCTGATCCTACCTCATACAGACATTCGAGAATCAGTTTAACCGTAGCTTCTTCTCGAGTAAATAAGTTTTCTAA from Gloeocapsa sp. PCC 73106 harbors:
- a CDS encoding chlorophyll a/b-binding protein, with the translated sequence MENQEAKVGFTQFAETWNGRLAMLGFVIGIATELLTGQGILSQIGLM
- a CDS encoding pentapeptide repeat-containing protein, which translates into the protein MLNKLSRLLILTLLILAIANPVWSLDKLPNSLRFDNRDLRGESFANQNLQTVEFTKVKLQGVNFANADLIGVVFNSTALDQANLQGVDFSQGIAYLTSFDGVDLRDALLVEALLLRSTFKDTKISGADFSSAVLDQDQLDKLCSYADGVNSKTGVKTRESLGCP